The nucleotide window CGTAAGGGCGAGAGTAGCAAACCTAACTCAATATAATAGCGAGCTAAATCACGACGAGCTTTGCAAGGCCATCATAAAAGAATTCTCAGATCACTATAATGAAAAATGTGAAGTTGAGATTTTAAATAATGATTATTTGAAGTCCGTAGCTAAATTAAATAGCTACTATGAAACTCTTAAAGACTGGAAGTGGAGATTTGGTGAGACGCCAAAATTTACTCACACTTTAGAAGAGAGGTTTTCGTGGGGTGGAATGGAAGTTCATCTAGATTCTCATAAAGGGATAATTACGGACTGTGTTATCTACTCTGACTCTCTTCATCCTGAAATGATTGAATTATTAACGGCCTCTCTTTGTCAGATATCATATAGTGTCGACGCAGTGAAAAGTGCTGTTGATAACGTAAAGAAGCAGCTGCCTATGATTATCGAAGAACTAGATGAATTTTGTTCGTGGTTAGTTAAACAAATCGCTTAAAGTTTCTTTCCAAAAGGAGATGAGAGGCCTAGAATTTTATCATGTCTAACTCATCATCTCTTTCTATTTGGAAAACATATATTAGTGACCATAAGACCAATTATATAATTGGTATACTTATGGTGCTTCTAACTAATATTTGCCAAGTTCTTACAACTCGAATCGTTGGCTGGGTAATTAACTTTCTAAATTCTGATCCTATTCCTAAATACTTCATTGGGCAAAACGATTTAGATACTTTTTATCGTATCTTTTGGATCTTTGTTATTTGTCGAATACTTATCACCATTGGTCGAATGGGCTGGAGAATTACTCTTGGTAGACAAACACATATGGCCTCCGCTTATCTTCGAAAAAAAATCTGGGATAACGTAAGATATTTTAAAAGAGGGGACCTTAACACTTCTTTTACTAAGGGGCACTTAATGAATGCCTCAAATAGTGATGTTAATTCTTCTCGATTTATATTTGGATTCACTATCGTTGGTTTTGTTGATGTCCTATTCCTGGGAATTCTAACAATCGCTTCGATGTTATTAATCAGTTGGAAGATGACAATTGTTTCTATCGTTGTGCTCTCTATATTACCTGTGCTGGTGAAGAAGTTATCCGCCAGTGAAATTATAAAATTTAAGCGATCTCAGAAAAAGCTGGGTGAGTTTAATGATCTTGTTTCTCAGGTCATTAGTACTGTGAAGCTACAGAGGCTAACTCAGACGGCACATTTTTGGGTTAAGAGACTAGTTGATAGTGCGGATAAGTACAAAGACGTTAGAAGAGATGCACTTGAAACTTCATTAAAGTATATCCCCGTTATGGGAGGCTCCTCTGTTGTAAGTTATATTGTTCTCTTTGCTTTAGGAATGAATCTTGTTATTTCAAACCAAATGAGTGTCGGAGACTTTGTGACAATGCAAGGGCTCATCTTTCTTTTACAAGATCCTCTCATGGAAATGGGCTTTATTATTTCTGACTGGAAAAAAGGGACGACAAGTCTTGAAAGACTTAATGAGATTTATATCAACGAGAAAGAAGATCACCTCTTCAATAAAGGTGAACCAATTAAAGAAGACGAATATGTTTTAAAAGTTAAAGACCTAAGTTTCTCTTATGCTGAAAGTGAAGGAGAATTAATTAACAAGTTAAATCTTTCTTTGCTTCCTGGTGAGCGATTTGGAATCACTGGAGCGATTGGAACAGGGAAAACAACGCTTTTAAATCTTTTAAGTGGGATAGAGAGAAACTATACTGGTAAGATTTTTTTTCACGGAAGAGACTTCAACTCCTATGAGCATAATGAACTTAGAAATTATATTAGCATTGTTCAACAAAGACCTTTTCTATTTGCGGACACTATCAAGAAAAATATTTGTATGGACAATGATCTTAGTGACGAAGATATTTGGTACTACCTTGAATTGGCCGGACTTGATGAAGATGTTAAAAACTTTGAAAATAAATTAGATACTGCCTTAGGTGAGTGGGGAATTAACTTATCAGGTGGGCAAAAGCAGCGCTTGACCTTGGCCAGGGCCTTAGCAAGGAATCCAAAAGTTCTATTCTTGGATGATTGTTTAAGTGCAGTGGATACGGTTACTGAAGAGAAGATATTACAAAACCTTGATCGAGAATTAAGCTCAACAACGCTTGTCTGGGTCGCCCATAGAAAGTCCACTTTGAAGTACTGCTCTAAGTTTCTTCATCTAGATAGACTTGAAGGTGATACTAATGAGTGAGAAACAATATCTACATAAAGATGAACAAGATGAAACTAACGTAAAGAATAAGTTTATTAGTGATTTTAGTGCTATTAAATTTCTTATGCGCTATGCTGCCCCTAGAAAGAAGAGCTTCTTCATTGCTCTTTTTCTAATGTTGCTAAGTTCTCTTGTGGCAATTTTCTCTTCTAGATCAATGGGGTTTCTAGTTGAAAAAGGTCTCCTCGTTAAGGATATTGATGCCTCAACATTTTGGGCCATTAGTATTATCGCTCTTGAAATCCTGGGACTAGCTTTTCAGTGGAGCGGTAGACGAATTCTAATTATAAATGCTTCTTCGACGATTTTAGATATTAGAAAGTCTCTATTTAACTTTATTCATAAATTACCCCTTAATTTCTACGATAGACAACCTCAGGGAAGAGTTATAACTAGACTTACTCATGATGTTGAAGGTGTGGAAGAATTTTTTACCTCAACTATTGGTCGCTTTGTTAATGCAATCTTTATGGCAATTATCGCAGCAAGTGCGATGTGTATAACAGATTTAAAGTTGGGACTTATTCTCGTAAGCTCCATGCTTCCGGCCGTCTTATTCGTATTTGCAACTAAGAAAAAAGTCCGTGATGTAAATAGAAGTATGTCTAAACACTCAAGTGCGCTTAATTCTAAATTAAATGAATATATTAATGGTATAGATGTCATTCGCTCATATGGACTTGAGCAATGGTCTAGACAGAATTTTGATGATGCTGTGATTAGCCACCAGCAGGCCCAATTAAGTGCGAATTTTCTTTATGCATGGTCTAGACCTTTTACTGCATTTCTCTGTTCGCTACCATTAATGGGCCTTGTCTTTTTCGGTGGTAAGGCCGTCATGGCCGGAACTCTTAGCGTAGGAGTTTTTGTTGCATTTATCAGATACTGTGAAAGATTCTTTTCTCCTATCATGATGTTGGCGCGAGAGATCCACGTTATTCAACAGGCCCTAACAAGTGGTGAGAGGGTTGCAAGCTTCTTTTCTCATGAAACAGAATTAGATGTACTGGGAAATAATGGATCTCTTAATTCAGTTGATCTCGAAGGTAGAATTGAGTTTTCTAACGTTTGGATGAGTTATAATCTCGATGATTGGGTTTTAAAAGATGTTAGCTTTAATATTGAAAAAGGACAGAAGATCGGACTTGTTGGAACTACTGGTTGTGGTAAAACCACAACTGTGAGTCTTCTATCTCGATTATATGAGTTTCAAAAGGGTGACATTCTGGTTGATGGTATCTCAATTAGAGATTATGAGCGTAATTTTTTAAGAAAATCTATCGGCTTCGTTTCGCAGGACCCAATCATCTTTCATGGCAGCTTAAGAGAGAACTTAAGTGCAGACAAGGACACTACTGACGAAGTTCTACTTGATTGTGCTAAAACAACAGGTCTTTTGCAAGTAATGCAAGAATCAGCAATAACTCTAGATTCAATTGTTTTAGAAAATGGAGAAAACCTAAGTGTAGGCGAGAGACAATTACTTAGTTTAACCAGAGTACTATTGCAAAACCCTCGGATACTTATCCTTGATGAAGCAACCGCAAATATAGATCCGCACTATGAGAAGATTATTCATAATGCCGTTAATGAGATTATGGAATCTAAGACTTGTCTTATTATTGCTCATCGACTTGATACAATTATGAGCTGCGATAATCTTCTTGTTTTCAATAAAGGCCGACTAGTTGAGTCCGGAAACCCTAGGGCGTTACTTGAAAGTAAAGGTTTCTTTGCGAGTTTACAAAAGGCCACGGATAAAGTTCAACTTAAGGAATCTTGAGTTTATCTCTGTAAAAAAACTTCCGATAGGATGTTATGAATTTTAAAACTTACGAACAGCTTAAAGAATATCTTTTAAAGAATCATTGTAAAGATGATGAGGTGACAATCTCTCGATCTGAGCTAGAGTCATTAACTCTTGAGTCGGCGGTTGAGGTTGATTCTTTATACGAGAATATATTTGATGCTGTTCCTTGCACTATTTCAGTTGTAAATTCAGAAATGGAATATATTAAAGTTAACTCTACTTTAGCGCAGCTTTGTGATTTAGCACCTACTGACTTTATTGGAAACAAAGTAGGTTTCTACACGGATAATAAGTTCTTCTTTAACTTTGTAAAAAAACTCTTTAATTCCTCTCAATCGTCAATTTCTCAGGAGATTAAATCCACTGTTAATGGTATTGACCATATCTTTTGGGTAAGTGCTAATAAGATTAATAACTCTCAAGAGGCAGTTCTTATTGGCGTCGATATAACAGATATTAAAAGACTTGAAGGTCAGGTTCAATTCAATGAAAAGCTTACCGCCTTAGGTGAAATGGTGGCAGGAATTATTCACGATATAAAAAATCCACTAACAGTCATCTCAGGAAGTGCTCAGATGCTCAAACGTCTAGGTCCACAGAATCCTGAGAAATTAGAGAAAATTGCATATAGGATAGAGGCAACTTCAGATAGAATTTTAAAAATCGTAGACTCTATAAAAGTATTTGCACGTACTGGTGAAGATGATCCTTTTGTAAAACAAGATATTATTAAAATCTTTGATGAGTCTGTTGATATTTGTAATCATAAATTTCATCAATCTCATATTGATTTGAAAGTTGTAGGAAGAGATCGTAAATTTATTGAAGAAGTTAATGAGACTCGTATTTTTCAAGTCTTTGTTAATCTTCTAAGTAATGCTTGTGATGCAATTAATGAACTAGAAGAAATAGAAAAGTGGGTTAGTGTTGAATTTCTTCCAGACCTAAAACAAGTTAAACTAAGAGACTGCGGTAAGGGAATAGACCCTAAAGTGAGTGAGAAAATATTCAGCTCATTCTATACAACTAAAGGTGTTGGAGTCGGCTCTGGCCTGGGTCTATCTAATTGTAAGAGAATTATGCAAGAGCATAGTGGTGATATCTTTGTGGATCATAGTGATGATAATACGTGCTTTGTTATTCAGTTTGCAAGTAACTAATAATATCTTTTAAGCTTCTTTGAGGAATTTCAAGTTGAGGAACATGACCTACTTTCTCATAGCTAATATGTTTTAAGTTCTCTACATCCTCTTTCCACTTGCTGGTTTGCTCATAAGGTATCCAAGCATCTTCTTTTCCCCAAAGTAGAAGAGTAGGTGTTTTAAGTTCTTTGAGATTCGGTACTTGTTTAGAAAGTTTAAGAATCACATTAAAGGTATCCATATACGCTTGTGCATTGCCTGGAATCAGGCTTAAGTGATAGAAGCGATCATTATCGTATTGGGATAGCTTGCTTGCATCATAGAAGACTGACTCACTTATTTTTTTATAAATAAATTGGTTTGAAAAAGTTGTGGCCAACCATCTCGTAAACTTATCTTGCCCAAAGTGAACAACAAAAGGAGGATCTAGTGGATATCCTGCCGGTGAGATTAAGACTAGTTTGTTAACTTTATTGGGATACTTTAGAGCATAATTCCATGCCATATATCCACCAAGGCTATTTCCTATAATTGATACATTTTCTATTTCAAGCTTTTGCAAAAACTTATTAATGAGATCTATATAATTCTGTGTTGTGTAACTTTTATTCCACTGGCCTGTTAGCCCATAGCCGGGAAGATCAATAGAGATGAACTGAAATTTACTTTGGACAAGTCCATCCTTCCAGTGACGCCAGGTGTGTAGACTATCACAAATACCGTGCAAAAGAAGTACAGGCCTACCTTTACCAAATGATCTATAGTGAATCATTTGGCCATCGATTTCTAAGAATTTGCTACCATGTTCTTTTTTAGAATATAGCTCTTTGTAATCTACTGTAGGTGTTGATGTGCATGAATATACACACAAACTGAGCGCTATTATGAAAAGAGCTTTTACCATAAGTCTTGATCTAAAAAGAGTCCGTGAGACATATTTACTTTATAAGACTCAACCTTTCTGATTCCTAATGCTTCCATAAAACCTAGTACTAAGGCAATATTTGTGACATCTGTTGGGGCATACTTTCCTCCAATTTGCCTATCACTTAGCTTAGACCTTTTATTAAGGGCAATTCTCAGTTGTGGTTGATTGTATATATGACCTTTCTTCAAGGCCTGCTTACGAATTGAGTAGTAATGAACTCCGCCTATACCAAAGACTCTCGCTCTTTCAATATACTTCTTTACGTGCTCTGGAACATTTCCATGGGCAAAGAATCTTGATAGGGCAAGTGATTTCTTCGCCTTTGACTTTCCTAGAGGATTAGGGGATTTCGTCCCAGCACCGTAGTAATTTTCTAAAACTTTTTCTTTGAAACTTACGCTTGCAAGTTTTCCGAGATAGAAATGAAACTTACCATCTTCAACATAGGTCATCTGCATTGATCCGCCACCGATATCCCAAACGACAATATTGTCTTTATCGCTAAATGGGTGTTTCGTCTTGGCCCCAAGGTAGCCATATCTTGCTTCTAGCTCTTGAGTAATGACCTTAATTCCAATACCTGTTTCACTAATTATTCTGTCTATGGTCTCAGTTCCGTTGTTCGCGTTCCTAAAGGCCTCAGTTGCTAATCCCTGAAATTCCTTTACTCCTAGATCTAGCGCAGTTTGCTTTAGCTCTTGAAGCTCTTCAATACCTTCTTTGATAATCTTTTCTGAAAAGCTATTATTATTTTCATATAATGATTCTTTATATGTCACTGAACTTTGATCTTCAAAAAGTACTTCTACAATTTGATTCTTACACTGGTCCACTTTTGCAACAGTCATCTTAGTTGAGCCCGAACCAATGTCAAAAGCGGCCCTGTTAATAAGGCAGTTTTGCTTACTAGTTGTGGAGCAACTCGATAAGAATACGAGTGTAACTAGAAGGTAAAAATTATTTCTTGTAAACAAAAGCTGTCTCTCTAACATTTCTAATTCTCGTTTTTGTATTTTCTTTTTTTAATGCTTTAGAGTCTCTTTCGTTTAGATAATTCTTATACATTTTTAATATGCTCTTTCCGATTGCTTTGGCCATAAGAGGAGGTACCGCATTACCAATTTGTCTCCACTGTGCAGAAAGAGGTCCCATGAATTCAAAATTATTCGGAAAACTCTGTAGGGCAGCAGCTTCTCTTTGAGTTAAGTATCTATCCTCAACTGGATGAAAGTAACTATGTCTATGTGTCATAATTGTTGGACTTGGAAGTGAGCGATCAAGTCTTTGATACTTTGTTTGACGAAATCTATTCTCTCTTAGATTCTTCCAGTCCACACCAAGCTTTAGTGATGGAGTAAAGTACTTCTTCTCATCAGCTTCGTAGCGAATACCTTTACCTTCAGGAATTCTCGCAATTCTCTTTTTCTCTATCTTCGATTTCAAGTGCGCACTATCAAGGTCATGATTTAGGAACTCACCTGATTTCGTTGCGAGATTACTAAGAGCATCACCCACAGTCATCGAAGGACGATGGGTTTTTGCAATGACGACATCATGGGTTTTCTTTGGAAATTCTATTTCTACATTTATTCTTGTTCCAATAAGAATAGTTCTTCTTCTCTTTTCTGGAACACCATAGTTTTGTGAGGACATAACTTGGACATCCATATCGTATCCAAGAGATTTAAATTTTTTAAAGATATTCTGTAAAGTATCCTCATTCTTTTTAGCAAGAAGTCCTGTTACATTCTCAATAATGACGAAGTATGGTTTGGTTATTCTTACCACACGACAAAATTCAAGAAAGAGAGTGTTTCTCATGTCATCAGGATTACCTAGGCCTACAGTTGAAAAACCTTGGCATGGAGGTCCACCAACAACGAGATGAACTGGGTTACCATCTAACTTCTCTAGCAATTCTTTCTTTTGAAGCTTTCTTATATCACCACAAAAAGCTTGTGCCTTACGGTGATTCTTTGCAAATGTCTGCATTGCATATTTGTCGTAATCTATTCCCAGTAGGCAATTGAGTCCTGCGAGTTCTAGCCCGCACGAGAGTCCGCCTGCACCCGCGAAGATGTCGATAAAATTCAAAGTATTTTTCTTTGTCATTTTGTCTCTGTGTTTGTGTGGTTTATCTTTTATTTCAAGATATTATCCGATTAGGCACCTTAATCTGTCAAATATTAGGCAGCTTTTTTCAAGGTCTGTGAATTCATGGAAAACTCTAAATGACCGTGGTTTAGGATATCATCTTTTCCTAAAACTGCGTCAAGAGTGAAGCGTCCGGTTTCTGAACGGGTAACGACCTTACTAATATGAGAAAGCCATAGATTACGCTTTTCACTAGTAAGAAGTAGAATTTGTTTTCTCTGTGTCATTGATTGAAATAATGCAGCGAGAAAGAGCTCGGTATTGGCCTTAGAGAGATATTTCTCTGGTTTTTCTAAAAGAATATATTCAGCTTCGCTGGCCAGAGTTTTGATTAAGGCCGCAATCTTCTTAGTCTCTATATCGACTTCGTTTGGATAGAGATTTAGGTTTGTAATCTTCTTTGCAAGTTGGCAAAGGTATGATTGACCTCTATTTTCAAGAATCTTGAATAGATCACTATCACGCGTAATTTCTATTCCAGTATCGAGTAAGATATTTTCTTTCAAAGTAAGGCCTTTAATTAAAGTTGCCTTCTCTTCAATATGGTTAAATTTAAGCGAACCTCTTTTTCCACAAAACTTTAAGAAGTTTAAAAAATCTTTGAGCTGACTTTGGTTGTGTTGTTGATTATTTACTTCGAAAAGTAATATATCCCCGGTGGTAATAGTTGGAGGTTTTCTTGCTATCATTAACTTCTTTTCGGATCAATTTTGTCCGTACTTAAGTAAAGTGAGTTAATTATTTTAAATAGTTAAAAATTGTGCATACTTTAATTTTTTTCGTTCTTTGATATACTATTGATAATATTCAAGGATTAATATGAATAAGGTTGATAGAAATACTCGGGAAATAGTAGTTGTTGGTATGGATGGTGGACTGGAATCTACTGTGGCCGCATATCTACTAAAGAAACAAGGTTTAAATGTAATTGGTCTTGGAGTCATTTTTCATGAATATGATTACCCTTGTTTTAAAACTTGGAATCCCGCAGATCTTGATAAGGTTAAACTTATTTGTGATCAACTAGAAATTCCTTTTTATGGAACTAATGTATCATCTCTTTTCTATGCCAGAGTTATCGAGCCTGTTGTTTCTACAAAGTTGGCGGGAGAGAGTTTTGAAGCAATTATAGCTTGGAATAAAGTTCTGCTTGAAACCCTTATTTCAAAGGCAAAGCAGTTAAAGGCCACTATGGTTTCTACTGGTCATATGGCCAAAGTATTCAAAAACCAAAAGTCTGGTGTCTATAGTCTCTTAGTTCCAAACGATGTCGCTAATGACGAAACCTATGGACTTAGTAGATTATCTCAAGCTGAACTGTCTATGCTTGTTTTTCCATTGGCCGAAATAAAAAGCACAGAAGTCGAAAAGATTGCAGGCCTTCTTGGTATAAAATTTCTTAAAGATAATAAGGCGAGTAAGGAAATAAGAAAATCATTCTTCTATGATCCTGAGTTTGTCGATATCGTCGAACGTTTCTCTCCGCCTAGTCTGCGAAAAGAAGGAATACTTATCAATTATAACGATGAGACTACTGTAGGAGAGCATGACGGAGTTCATCTCTATCACTTAAACCAATCTGAGTTACATGTCAGGGGGACTAGTCAATTAGATAAGAACCTTCATGTTATAAAGATCTATCCTGGAAAGCAGTTGGTGTACGTGGATTACATAGATCGTCATTATTATACTCATTGTAGATTAATGCGTTTTTCCCACGACCCTTCAATGGATTTATCAAGACCCATGAAGTGTTATGTTCAAACTGAGCCTAACGGTGAGAAGCTGCCTTGTACTTTATATTTTAAAAATAACAGAACTGTAGTTGTGGAATTCGAAAAAGAACGTACTGGACAATGTCCTCGCGGTGGATATCAGGTTTTCTACAATAAAAGAGGTATTGGTGGAAAAGTTATTGGTTCTGGTGTTGTTAGGCATGCCGGCTTCTTCGATGATGGCGAGTTCAGGACATTGCCAAAGAGTAAAATAGAAGAAGAATTAACTGGTGAAAAAGAAGAGAGAAAAGTTGTTGAATTTGAATTGTAGAATCTTATTATTATTTTTATTAATAAATGTGGCCACATCTGCCAGTGGAAACTTTGTTCTAAGAGATTACGACAAGAATATTCAGAGTATGTCCTCTGTTAGAAATATTTTTAGAAAGTATAAGAAGAATTATCTAATTAATCACTTAAGAGATTTTGTAAGGTGCTGTGGTCCAAATAGAATGGTTGGTACGAATTCCCATGCCAAAGTCGCTCCTTGGTTAGTTAACAGAATTAAGAATTTAGACTCCAAGTCTTTGCTCTATGTTGATGAATTTGTACCAGATATAGATCACGGAATCTCTATCTATCGAAAAGACTTTCAAAAAGAAATTGCAGGTAAGTATCCTAAAGACTCTGAGACTTATATTAAGTGGAATAACTTTACCAATTCAATGATTGCTCAACTTGAAAAATTCAGACAAGTAAAGGGTAAGAATATCATTTGGGAGAAAAAGGGAACGATCTCACCTCAAGAAGTAATCATTCTTGGTGCCCATTACGATACCATTGCCTATGATAAGAAAAACCTGTCTATAGACTTTTCGGCCAAACAACCTGGAGCAGATAATAATGCCTCGGGTGTGGCGTCCCTTCTTTCTTTAATTGAAGTTCTATCGGAAGTTAGTACTCCTAAAACGATCAGGATCGTATTCTTTGATTTTCAAGAATTTGGTTTTCTTGGCTCTAGGGCCTTTGTTCAAAAGTATAAGTCTACTCTTAGAAAAGAGAAATTTGCAGGCTTTGTTAACTTATTGATGCTAGGCCATGACTCAAAATCTAGTGATAAGAAAAAGAAGTATAACAACTTTAAGGCCTATATTAGAAAAGAATCTGATGCTTCTCATGGCCTTGATTCTAAACTTATTTCTAGTTTAAAAAGGGCCGGAGATAAGTCATCAAGTGGAATCCGGTTCGATGTTGTTTCTAGCAGCTTCAACTCGGGAGATCATATTAGTTTTTGGGACGAGTCCTTTGCAGCAGTGACTTTTTCACAAAATTGGGAAGATGACTTTAACTCCACTAGACACCATACATCCAATGATTTTGTTGAAACTTTG belongs to Halobacteriovorax sp. HLS and includes:
- a CDS encoding ATP-binding protein, with amino-acid sequence MNFKTYEQLKEYLLKNHCKDDEVTISRSELESLTLESAVEVDSLYENIFDAVPCTISVVNSEMEYIKVNSTLAQLCDLAPTDFIGNKVGFYTDNKFFFNFVKKLFNSSQSSISQEIKSTVNGIDHIFWVSANKINNSQEAVLIGVDITDIKRLEGQVQFNEKLTALGEMVAGIIHDIKNPLTVISGSAQMLKRLGPQNPEKLEKIAYRIEATSDRILKIVDSIKVFARTGEDDPFVKQDIIKIFDESVDICNHKFHQSHIDLKVVGRDRKFIEEVNETRIFQVFVNLLSNACDAINELEEIEKWVSVEFLPDLKQVKLRDCGKGIDPKVSEKIFSSFYTTKGVGVGSGLGLSNCKRIMQEHSGDIFVDHSDDNTCFVIQFASN
- a CDS encoding ABC transporter ATP-binding protein, whose protein sequence is MSEKQYLHKDEQDETNVKNKFISDFSAIKFLMRYAAPRKKSFFIALFLMLLSSLVAIFSSRSMGFLVEKGLLVKDIDASTFWAISIIALEILGLAFQWSGRRILIINASSTILDIRKSLFNFIHKLPLNFYDRQPQGRVITRLTHDVEGVEEFFTSTIGRFVNAIFMAIIAASAMCITDLKLGLILVSSMLPAVLFVFATKKKVRDVNRSMSKHSSALNSKLNEYINGIDVIRSYGLEQWSRQNFDDAVISHQQAQLSANFLYAWSRPFTAFLCSLPLMGLVFFGGKAVMAGTLSVGVFVAFIRYCERFFSPIMMLAREIHVIQQALTSGERVASFFSHETELDVLGNNGSLNSVDLEGRIEFSNVWMSYNLDDWVLKDVSFNIEKGQKIGLVGTTGCGKTTTVSLLSRLYEFQKGDILVDGISIRDYERNFLRKSIGFVSQDPIIFHGSLRENLSADKDTTDEVLLDCAKTTGLLQVMQESAITLDSIVLENGENLSVGERQLLSLTRVLLQNPRILILDEATANIDPHYEKIIHNAVNEIMESKTCLIIAHRLDTIMSCDNLLVFNKGRLVESGNPRALLESKGFFASLQKATDKVQLKES
- a CDS encoding M28 family metallopeptidase; translated protein: MLNLNCRILLLFLLINVATSASGNFVLRDYDKNIQSMSSVRNIFRKYKKNYLINHLRDFVRCCGPNRMVGTNSHAKVAPWLVNRIKNLDSKSLLYVDEFVPDIDHGISIYRKDFQKEIAGKYPKDSETYIKWNNFTNSMIAQLEKFRQVKGKNIIWEKKGTISPQEVIILGAHYDTIAYDKKNLSIDFSAKQPGADNNASGVASLLSLIEVLSEVSTPKTIRIVFFDFQEFGFLGSRAFVQKYKSTLRKEKFAGFVNLLMLGHDSKSSDKKKKYNNFKAYIRKESDASHGLDSKLISSLKRAGDKSSSGIRFDVVSSSFNSGDHISFWDESFAAVTFSQNWEDDFNSTRHHTSNDFVETLNFKTLYNAFSYIGASTLAWSYDIF
- a CDS encoding ABC transporter ATP-binding protein, translated to MSNSSSLSIWKTYISDHKTNYIIGILMVLLTNICQVLTTRIVGWVINFLNSDPIPKYFIGQNDLDTFYRIFWIFVICRILITIGRMGWRITLGRQTHMASAYLRKKIWDNVRYFKRGDLNTSFTKGHLMNASNSDVNSSRFIFGFTIVGFVDVLFLGILTIASMLLISWKMTIVSIVVLSILPVLVKKLSASEIIKFKRSQKKLGEFNDLVSQVISTVKLQRLTQTAHFWVKRLVDSADKYKDVRRDALETSLKYIPVMGGSSVVSYIVLFALGMNLVISNQMSVGDFVTMQGLIFLLQDPLMEMGFIISDWKKGTTSLERLNEIYINEKEDHLFNKGEPIKEDEYVLKVKDLSFSYAESEGELINKLNLSLLPGERFGITGAIGTGKTTLLNLLSGIERNYTGKIFFHGRDFNSYEHNELRNYISIVQQRPFLFADTIKKNICMDNDLSDEDIWYYLELAGLDEDVKNFENKLDTALGEWGINLSGGQKQRLTLARALARNPKVLFLDDCLSAVDTVTEEKILQNLDRELSSTTLVWVAHRKSTLKYCSKFLHLDRLEGDTNE
- a CDS encoding aminomethyltransferase beta-barrel domain-containing protein; amino-acid sequence: MNKVDRNTREIVVVGMDGGLESTVAAYLLKKQGLNVIGLGVIFHEYDYPCFKTWNPADLDKVKLICDQLEIPFYGTNVSSLFYARVIEPVVSTKLAGESFEAIIAWNKVLLETLISKAKQLKATMVSTGHMAKVFKNQKSGVYSLLVPNDVANDETYGLSRLSQAELSMLVFPLAEIKSTEVEKIAGLLGIKFLKDNKASKEIRKSFFYDPEFVDIVERFSPPSLRKEGILINYNDETTVGEHDGVHLYHLNQSELHVRGTSQLDKNLHVIKIYPGKQLVYVDYIDRHYYTHCRLMRFSHDPSMDLSRPMKCYVQTEPNGEKLPCTLYFKNNRTVVVEFEKERTGQCPRGGYQVFYNKRGIGGKVIGSGVVRHAGFFDDGEFRTLPKSKIEEELTGEKEERKVVEFEL
- a CDS encoding DNA cytosine methyltransferase: MTKKNTLNFIDIFAGAGGLSCGLELAGLNCLLGIDYDKYAMQTFAKNHRKAQAFCGDIRKLQKKELLEKLDGNPVHLVVGGPPCQGFSTVGLGNPDDMRNTLFLEFCRVVRITKPYFVIIENVTGLLAKKNEDTLQNIFKKFKSLGYDMDVQVMSSQNYGVPEKRRRTILIGTRINVEIEFPKKTHDVVIAKTHRPSMTVGDALSNLATKSGEFLNHDLDSAHLKSKIEKKRIARIPEGKGIRYEADEKKYFTPSLKLGVDWKNLRENRFRQTKYQRLDRSLPSPTIMTHRHSYFHPVEDRYLTQREAAALQSFPNNFEFMGPLSAQWRQIGNAVPPLMAKAIGKSILKMYKNYLNERDSKALKKENTKTRIRNVRETAFVYKK
- a CDS encoding alpha/beta fold hydrolase, producing the protein MVKALFIIALSLCVYSCTSTPTVDYKELYSKKEHGSKFLEIDGQMIHYRSFGKGRPVLLLHGICDSLHTWRHWKDGLVQSKFQFISIDLPGYGLTGQWNKSYTTQNYIDLINKFLQKLEIENVSIIGNSLGGYMAWNYALKYPNKVNKLVLISPAGYPLDPPFVVHFGQDKFTRWLATTFSNQFIYKKISESVFYDASKLSQYDNDRFYHLSLIPGNAQAYMDTFNVILKLSKQVPNLKELKTPTLLLWGKEDAWIPYEQTSKWKEDVENLKHISYEKVGHVPQLEIPQRSLKDIISYLQTE
- a CDS encoding Ppx/GppA phosphatase family protein; amino-acid sequence: MLERQLLFTRNNFYLLVTLVFLSSCSTTSKQNCLINRAAFDIGSGSTKMTVAKVDQCKNQIVEVLFEDQSSVTYKESLYENNNSFSEKIIKEGIEELQELKQTALDLGVKEFQGLATEAFRNANNGTETIDRIISETGIGIKVITQELEARYGYLGAKTKHPFSDKDNIVVWDIGGGSMQMTYVEDGKFHFYLGKLASVSFKEKVLENYYGAGTKSPNPLGKSKAKKSLALSRFFAHGNVPEHVKKYIERARVFGIGGVHYYSIRKQALKKGHIYNQPQLRIALNKRSKLSDRQIGGKYAPTDVTNIALVLGFMEALGIRKVESYKVNMSHGLFLDQDLW